The Thermodesulfobacteriota bacterium genome window below encodes:
- a CDS encoding ABC transporter permease → MKQFSLGWTLIRVYTFLVYVFMFAPIVVVMVLAFNPKQFGIFPMEGVSFRWFIRLAQNESIIDAFTNSIVLGSLTAVISTGIGILAAMAFIRFEFPGKNTLNTLLLSPIMIPEVVLGVALLLFLRWLQQPKSFALLVIGHVVLTLPYVLLIVQARLVGIKKEYEEAAKSLGANAFQTFKEITFPLLLPAILAGALFSFTISFDDITATLFWATAQNQTVPVKIFSMLRNSISPEINALGAVMIVLTVATPLLAGYLSRKFSKVKT, encoded by the coding sequence ATGAAACAATTCTCACTGGGATGGACATTAATCAGAGTTTACACGTTCCTCGTGTACGTATTCATGTTCGCCCCCATCGTCGTGGTTATGGTATTGGCGTTCAATCCCAAACAGTTCGGCATTTTCCCCATGGAAGGGGTGAGTTTCCGTTGGTTTATCAGGCTGGCTCAAAATGAATCGATCATTGACGCCTTTACCAACTCTATTGTCCTGGGTTCGCTGACTGCAGTGATATCTACCGGCATCGGGATTCTTGCCGCTATGGCATTTATTCGTTTTGAGTTTCCCGGCAAAAACACCCTCAACACGCTGCTGTTATCGCCGATCATGATTCCGGAAGTGGTTTTAGGCGTCGCATTGCTGCTGTTTTTACGATGGCTCCAGCAGCCCAAGAGTTTTGCCCTGCTGGTTATCGGACACGTGGTGCTGACCCTACCCTATGTACTGCTGATTGTTCAGGCCCGCTTGGTGGGCATTAAAAAAGAATATGAGGAAGCGGCAAAATCACTGGGTGCCAATGCATTTCAAACTTTTAAGGAGATTACTTTTCCGTTATTACTACCGGCCATACTGGCCGGTGCTCTTTTTTCCTTTACCATTTCGTTTGATGATATTACGGCGACCCTGTTTTGGGCAACGGCACAGAATCAAACGGTTCCAGTGAAGATTTTTAGCATGTTGAGAAATTCCATCAGCCCGGAAATCAATGCGTTGGGTGCGGTGATGATCGTGCTGACCGTCGCCACCCCGCTGCTGGCAGGATATCTATCCCGGAAGTTTTCCAAAGTAAAAACATAA
- a CDS encoding extracellular solute-binding protein, with translation MGNITIEKLDRVYDAYKNGKISRRHFLKYLGLAGASIGLVGLPFGNAVKEAWAAKSIRFDGWGGSTSEAFRKYAFKPFTKATGIKVIDGEFGDMNSYLTRVKASYPPGGEFNIAHLSAVFDYARYAELGFASVLDESKIPNLKNVMAAMIKPLRKITKGTLSAVPYDLGQTGIAYNTKHISKKKAEKLGASLLWDKSLKGKLGSWGGDFRTNMWYAALHTGQSPNNMTNLKAIWAALREQRGLMKKYWSSGAELMSLLANGEIYATVAWSGRVAALQQEGHPIGYLSPKETYSWMEYLFVLKGTDLKIAHKLLNFMLEPSAAIAVAEGQNYPPSLDPTKVKLTEKIKKMPAFDPTGKLDGYLFANPSYWNANQLEFTEKWDRIKSGS, from the coding sequence ATGGGCAACATTACCATAGAAAAACTGGATAGGGTATACGATGCGTATAAAAACGGCAAAATCAGCCGGCGTCACTTTCTCAAATATCTCGGGCTTGCCGGTGCATCGATCGGGCTGGTGGGATTGCCCTTTGGAAACGCCGTAAAAGAGGCATGGGCGGCCAAGTCCATCCGCTTTGACGGATGGGGCGGCTCTACCTCTGAAGCCTTTCGAAAATACGCCTTCAAGCCTTTTACCAAAGCCACGGGCATCAAGGTTATCGATGGTGAATTCGGTGACATGAACTCCTACCTGACGCGAGTTAAAGCGTCCTACCCACCGGGTGGGGAGTTTAATATCGCCCATCTCAGCGCCGTTTTCGACTATGCGCGTTATGCAGAGTTGGGTTTTGCCTCGGTGCTGGATGAATCCAAAATTCCCAACCTGAAAAATGTCATGGCCGCCATGATTAAACCCCTGCGGAAAATCACCAAAGGAACCCTGTCGGCTGTGCCGTATGATTTGGGACAAACCGGAATCGCTTACAATACCAAACATATCAGCAAAAAAAAGGCTGAAAAACTGGGTGCTTCCCTGCTGTGGGACAAAAGCTTGAAAGGCAAACTGGGCAGTTGGGGCGGTGACTTCAGGACCAATATGTGGTACGCCGCGTTGCATACCGGCCAAAGCCCCAACAATATGACCAATCTCAAGGCCATATGGGCGGCTTTACGTGAGCAGCGCGGCCTGATGAAGAAATATTGGAGCTCCGGTGCCGAGTTGATGAGCCTGTTGGCCAACGGAGAGATCTATGCGACGGTGGCCTGGTCCGGACGGGTGGCCGCACTTCAGCAGGAAGGTCATCCCATCGGTTACCTCTCTCCCAAGGAGACCTACTCCTGGATGGAATATCTGTTTGTCCTCAAAGGAACCGATCTTAAGATCGCCCATAAGCTGCTCAATTTCATGCTGGAACCAAGTGCGGCCATCGCTGTGGCGGAAGGACAGAATTATCCGCCCAGCCTGGATCCAACCAAGGTTAAATTGACCGAAAAGATCAAGAAGATGCCGGCCTTCGATCCCACCGGAAAACTGGACGGTTATCTGTTTGCCAATCCGTCTTACTGGAATGCCAACCAGTTGGAATTCACCGAAAAATGGGATCGAATCAAGTCAGGCAGTTAG